From the Rhodothermales bacterium genome, the window TCGCCCGGCTCGACCGCTTCCGCTCGTCGCTGCTCGACACCGTCGTCGGGACCGCGTTCGACGTGTTTCTCTAGCGGCTCAGCCCGGCTTCTTTCCACCGCCGCCGCCGGTGCTGCCGCCGCCGCCGCCCTGCACGGTCCGCTTCTGCTTGAGGCGGCCCTCCTTGAGGTTGTCGTCGCCGGTCTGGTCGCGGTCGGAATTGTCGGCGCTCGTGCCGGTCACAGAGTTCTCAGCCACGTCGTCGGCGGAGCGGGTCTGGAGATTGCGTTCGGGGGATTGGTCGGCCATGAGAGGAGAGAAGTGAAGTTGGAGAAGGGAGCGAGTGATACGGTCCCGCCTCGCCGGGGTTCGGCCGGGCGTCTGCTGGAACCGGGCGGCGTCCCGTTCGGTAGCGCGGTCCCATGACGGATTCCTCCCTCCCCCGTGGCCGCTTCGCCCCGAGCCCGACCGGGCTGCTCCACGTCGGCAGTGCGCGGACGGCGCTCGCGGCGTGGCTCTCCGTGCGGAGCCGGGGCGGCGCGTTCCTGTGGCGGATCGAAGACCTCGACCCGCCGCGCGCCATCGCCGGAACCGCCGAGGCAGCGCTGGAGGACTTGGGCTGGCTCGGGCTCGACTGGGACGAGGGGCCGGACGCGGGCGGGCCGCACGCGCCCTACGTGCAGTCCGAGCGCTACGCTCTGTACGAAGCGGCGCTCGACCGGCTCGCCGAGGCAGGGCGACTGTTCCCCTGCCGCGTCTCCCGCAGCGACCTCCGCGAGATCGCCTCCGCGCCCCACGGAGTGAGTGGGTTGCCGCCGTATCCGCCGTCGCTCCGCCCCGCATCGCTCCCCCTGGACTGGCTCGCCCGGCTCCGCGCGAAAGAGGACGCCGACGCCGCGCTCCGCTTCCGCGTTCATGACGCCGTCGTCCGGTTCGAGGATCGCGTGCAGGGTGTCGTCGAGGAGCGCGTGAGCGCGTCGACGGGCGACTTCGTCCTCAAGCGCCGCGACGAGCTCTTCGCGTACCAACTCGCCGTCGTCGTGGACGACCTCGCGATGGGCGTCACCGAGGTCGTGCGCGGCGCCGACCTGCTCGACTCGACGGCGCGGCAGGTCCAGCTGATCGAAGCGCTCGGCGGCACGCCGCCGGCCTACGCCCACCTCCCGCTCGTCGTGAACGCCGAGGGCGAGAAGCTCTCGAAGCGCGACGAGGGGCTGACGCTCCGCAGCCTTCGCGCCGCCGGGGTCGTGCCCGATTCCGTCGTCGGCGCGCTCGCCCACTCACTCGCACTCGCCGACGCGCCGACGCCGGTCTCGGCGCGGGCGCTCGTCCCCCGCTTCCGCTGGGGCGCCGTCCCGCGCGATCCGTGGCGGCTGCCCGACGACTTCGCGGAGCGGCTTCGACGCGGGTGAACGCAAGGCGGCCCCGACTCACTGGGAGCCGGGGCCGCGATCGCTCGGGCGGTCGGAGGAGGAGAGCCGCCCGAAGGGGCTGCGCGGTTAGAAGCTGATGGCCGCTTCGACGACGACGCCGTTGAACTCGGCCCCTTCGTATTTGGCGTTGCCAATGAAGCCGTCACCGCTGTAGGACTGGTTCACGTACTCCACCTTCGTGAGGACGTTCTCCGTGAGGAACCAGCCGCCGCCGACGTTGAAGCGCGAGATCTCCTGGTCGGGGCCGCCGTCCATGGTGCTTCCGTTGACGGCATTGTATCGGCCGCCGAGGTAGAAATCACGCTCCGAGCCGAACCGGAGGAGCAGTTCGCCGCCGAGCTGCGTGAAGGCGCCGCGGTTGGTCATGACGCCCGCCACCTCGGCCTCGCCGCCGCCCATGCTCCGCTCGAACACGCCGAAGAACTCGACGCCCAGGTTCTCGGCCACATCGTACTGCACGAACGGGTTGATCTGGACGGCCGTCTGGTGCGGGAAGCCGGGATTGAAGCGGGGCAGGAAGTCGCTGGGCCGCGCCTCGTCGATGACTTCGAGGACGTTGTAGTAGCGGGCACCGGCGCGGTCGCCGCCGTAGAGGTAGTCGCGCGTGCCGTCTTCCGTGCTGTGGTAGACGGACCCCGTGAGGCGGGCGCGGAGCGTTTCGTTGATCTGACTGTCGTAGCCCAGCTTGCCGTACACCGCGACGCCGTTGTCACCCGAGACCGGGCTCTGGTTGAGGCGGCCGTTCGTGATGCCGGCGACACCGATGAGCCCGTTGCTCAGCACGGTCGCTTCCGCGAACGGCTCCGTGGTGAAGGAGTCCATGAGGTAGTTGCCGACGAACGGGTTGAACATCACGTCGGCGTTGTCGGAGCGGCGGAAGTGGACGTCGCCGTAGTTGGGCTGGTCCATGCCGAAGCGGAGCCGCGCGACGTCCATCACGCCCGCGAGGAAGTCCTCCTGGATGAAGTTCAGGTTGTCCACCTGGAAGTAGCCACCCTTGACGTAGGCCTCGGTGTGGTGGCGCGACGAGAGGTAGGTGCGGAGGTGCATCCGCATCCCGTTCGCGATCTGGACGTCGACGTTGAGGTTCGCCGTCGGCAGCGCGAAGTTCGGCGCGAGGTCGACGAGGTTCGTGGAGTCGTTCGACTGGCTCAGGCCCTGGAACTGGATGGCGAAGTCGCCACCGACGTGGACTTTCAATCCGTCAAACGGCGTGATCTGGATGCCCTGTTGCTGCATGTGGGCTTGCTTGGGGATCTCGAACATGTTGACGCCCGCCTGGCCCGCAGGCCGGTAGTACTCCAGGCTGGTGGCTTGCTGCGCGAAGGCACTCCCGGTGAGGAGGAAAAGCGCGATGAGGAGGGTGAGATGGCGTTGCATGGTAGGAAGGGTTGAGGGTGGGTTGGTGCGGGGGTAAAGGGGCTAGTTGGCCCCTGCCGTCGAGGCCAGGAGGTCGAACCGCACCACGATGTCGTCGTGGGCGCGGACGAGTCCGAGGAGGCCGCTCGGGGGGTCGATGTCGAAGTCGGTCATGCGGAGGGCGTGGCGGCCCTGGATGCGGACGCGGCCGTCGGCGAGCCGCTGCCCGCGCGCCGTCACGACGACGGGGCGCTGCGCGCCGGCGAGCGTGAGCGTGCCCCACACCTTCACCGGCGTCCACTCCGAGGCGGCGGCCGAGGAAAGGACTTCGGCGTGGCGGAGCGCGAAGCGGACGGCGGGGTACGCCTGGCCCTTGAGGGCTTCGTAGAAGTCGCGGTTCATCTGGCGGACGCCGCAGTCGAAGGCGCGCACGGGGATGACGACTTCGGCGCGGAGGTCGGCCTGCCGCGCCGCGTTCATCGCCACCTCGTCGACGGACCCGGACCCGGCGACTTCAGAGGCGGCGCACGTGAACGCGCTCACCGTCGAGGTCCCGTCGATCCAGAACCGGCTGGCGTCGCGGACGGTGTACTGCGCCTGCGCCGTCGCCGCCGCGCCGAGGAGGGCGAGGGCGAGGAGGAGCAGGAAGGCGGTGGCGATGCGGGGAGTCATGGTGCGGTCCGCCGAGGCGGGGTAGAGCGCGGTGAGCAATCGCGAGCGAGGGGGTCGTCATCGCTCGTACCCAAGAAACGGAGCCTGGAGCGCACCCTTTGCCGGTCCATCCCTACCCGGCGGTGCATCCCTTCGCTACCCCCCGCGTCGGCCCTTTCCCCAGGTCCGTGTGGGGCGTTCCCCCGCAACGCAGCAGGGCCCCCGGTCGAAACCGGGGGCCCTGCCACGGGCAAGCCAGAGGATGGCGACGTGTTAGCGGCTGACGGTGGCGTCGAAGTGGACGGTCACCTGGTCGCCGGTCTTGAGCGTGCCGAGGAGCGCGGTCGGCGGGTCGACGCCGAAGTCGGTCATCTTGAGCGCGTGCTGGCCGGTGAAGCGGAAGCGGTTGCCGTCGATCGCCTTGCCCTTCACCTCCATCTGCGCGGGCCGCGTGGTCCCGGCGATCGTGAGCTGGCCCGTCGTGCGGATCGTGATCCAGCCCTCGGCGGCGGGCGCGCCGAGCGTGGCGCTCGTGAGGGT encodes:
- the gluQRS gene encoding tRNA glutamyl-Q(34) synthetase GluQRS; its protein translation is MTDSSLPRGRFAPSPTGLLHVGSARTALAAWLSVRSRGGAFLWRIEDLDPPRAIAGTAEAALEDLGWLGLDWDEGPDAGGPHAPYVQSERYALYEAALDRLAEAGRLFPCRVSRSDLREIASAPHGVSGLPPYPPSLRPASLPLDWLARLRAKEDADAALRFRVHDAVVRFEDRVQGVVEERVSASTGDFVLKRRDELFAYQLAVVVDDLAMGVTEVVRGADLLDSTARQVQLIEALGGTPPAYAHLPLVVNAEGEKLSKRDEGLTLRSLRAAGVVPDSVVGALAHSLALADAPTPVSARALVPRFRWGAVPRDPWRLPDDFAERLRRG
- a CDS encoding YceI family protein yields the protein MTPRIATAFLLLLALALLGAAATAQAQYTVRDASRFWIDGTSTVSAFTCAASEVAGSGSVDEVAMNAARQADLRAEVVIPVRAFDCGVRQMNRDFYEALKGQAYPAVRFALRHAEVLSSAAASEWTPVKVWGTLTLAGAQRPVVVTARGQRLADGRVRIQGRHALRMTDFDIDPPSGLLGLVRAHDDIVVRFDLLASTAGAN